The following proteins are co-located in the Streptomyces sp. NBC_01198 genome:
- a CDS encoding LCP family protein, producing MGVRGRKPERKHNRKRWIIAVVASFAVLLVAGAGALYLKLNANIATFDSAGLSKDRPDAAKADANGDKAVNVLLIGSDTRSGENGKLGGSKSGPIGRSDTTILLHVYPDHKHAVGISIPRDSLVDIPPCLLPDGKWSADQPAAMFNSAFSMGNTAKGNPACTQNTIEKLSGLRVDHTMVVDFAGFASMTSAVHGVNVCVPNDIYQGDMNPNLGHKGKVVLKAGMQNLQGQQALDYVRVRHGVGDNSDVGRMLRQQAFLSALISKVKGQGMNPTTLLPLANAATKSLTVDPGLGSATKLMSFGLSLKGIDLKNIQFITAPWKYAGSRIDLVHPDVDDLFAELRADRTLEGVNASGKTAAKPAPSATVDGSGIIVSVYNGTTTVGLASKAADALKADGFTVMNSTNAKTRDHTVTRIEYGTGADAKAHADTVAKLFPGAQLVQLDTTGVNVVLGADYAAVAAKGGTPGSTTPKPLPTDLSKQARSADADPCSKLSYG from the coding sequence CTCAAACTGAACGCCAACATCGCGACCTTCGACTCCGCGGGCCTGAGCAAGGACCGTCCCGACGCCGCCAAGGCCGACGCCAACGGCGACAAGGCCGTCAACGTCCTGCTGATCGGCTCCGACACCCGCTCCGGCGAGAACGGCAAGCTCGGCGGCTCCAAGTCGGGGCCGATAGGCCGCTCCGACACCACGATCCTGCTGCACGTCTACCCCGACCACAAACACGCGGTGGGCATATCCATACCCCGCGACTCGCTGGTCGACATACCGCCCTGCCTGCTGCCGGACGGCAAGTGGTCGGCGGACCAGCCCGCCGCGATGTTCAACTCCGCCTTCTCCATGGGCAACACGGCCAAGGGCAACCCGGCCTGCACGCAGAACACCATCGAGAAACTGTCGGGACTGCGGGTCGACCACACGATGGTCGTCGACTTCGCCGGCTTCGCCTCGATGACCTCCGCCGTCCACGGCGTCAACGTCTGCGTGCCGAACGACATCTACCAGGGGGACATGAACCCCAACCTCGGCCACAAGGGCAAGGTCGTCCTCAAGGCCGGGATGCAGAACCTCCAGGGCCAGCAGGCGCTCGACTACGTCCGGGTCAGGCACGGGGTCGGCGACAACTCCGACGTCGGCCGCATGCTGCGGCAGCAGGCCTTCCTGTCGGCGCTGATCAGCAAGGTCAAGGGCCAGGGCATGAACCCGACGACGCTGCTGCCGCTGGCCAACGCCGCGACGAAGTCGCTCACCGTCGACCCCGGGCTCGGCAGCGCCACGAAGCTGATGTCCTTCGGGCTGTCACTCAAGGGCATCGACCTGAAGAACATCCAGTTCATCACCGCGCCCTGGAAGTACGCCGGCTCCCGGATAGACCTGGTCCACCCCGACGTGGACGACCTCTTCGCCGAACTGCGCGCCGACCGCACCCTGGAGGGCGTCAACGCCTCGGGCAAGACCGCCGCCAAGCCGGCGCCCAGCGCCACGGTCGACGGCAGCGGGATCATCGTCTCCGTCTACAACGGCACCACGACGGTGGGACTCGCGAGCAAGGCCGCGGACGCCCTGAAGGCCGACGGCTTCACGGTGATGAACTCCACGAACGCGAAGACGAGGGACCACACGGTCACCCGGATCGAGTACGGCACCGGAGCGGACGCCAAGGCGCACGCGGACACGGTCGCGAAGCTCTTTCCCGGAGCGCAGCTCGTCCAGCTCGACACGACGGGCGTGAACGTGGTGCTGGGCGCGGATTACGCGGCCGTCGCCGCGAAGGGCGGTACGCCGGGGTCCACGACCCCGAAGCCCCTGCCCACCGACCTCAGCAAGCAGGCGCGCAGCGCCGACGCGGACCCCTGCTCGAAGCTCTCCTACGGCTGA
- a CDS encoding efflux RND transporter periplasmic adaptor subunit produces the protein MKVLPRRRRAALINSVLGVVVLAGVGGAYAAVHDDGSKSTGSGTARVATVTKGTVQATVSGSGSLASPSDAGLNFTTGGTLTSVDVKPGDKVKKGQVLARVDATDAKATLQQDDASLTAAEANLTKAEAGELPASTGSSGSSGRGGTEVSTPTPSPTPTVDPAQLAQAQAEVTQAQNAVDAAQRAVDGTTLKAPVSGTVASVAADRGDTVSGTGGNAAGSGSGSGGGSSTSGSSSSSSGGSLSGFIVLTNPSGMQVTADFSEADSLKVKAGQAASVTLNAESGTVLDAKVLSVSSLPVSSSGSGSGSGSSGSAVQYAATLLITSDTSNLRTGLSASIQVTTGSASDALSVPTAAVTGTGANRSVLVVNADGSTTRTAVTVGIEGDSTDQITGGLTEGQRVQIPTVASAGNNGFPSGAFPGGFGGGTGRFGGAAGGAAGGFRGAGGGRG, from the coding sequence ATGAAGGTGCTCCCACGGCGGCGCAGGGCCGCCCTGATCAACTCGGTGCTCGGCGTGGTCGTCCTCGCGGGCGTCGGCGGCGCCTACGCCGCCGTGCACGACGACGGCAGCAAGTCCACCGGCAGCGGCACCGCGCGGGTGGCGACCGTCACCAAGGGCACGGTGCAGGCCACGGTGTCCGGCTCCGGCTCGCTCGCCTCGCCGAGCGACGCGGGGCTGAACTTCACCACCGGCGGCACGCTCACCTCGGTGGACGTCAAGCCGGGCGACAAGGTCAAGAAGGGCCAGGTGCTGGCCAGGGTCGACGCCACCGACGCGAAGGCGACGCTCCAGCAGGACGATGCCTCGCTGACCGCGGCGGAGGCGAATCTGACCAAGGCCGAGGCGGGTGAACTGCCCGCGTCCACCGGCTCATCCGGCTCCTCCGGCCGCGGCGGCACCGAGGTCTCGACGCCCACCCCATCGCCGACGCCGACCGTCGACCCGGCCCAACTCGCCCAGGCGCAGGCCGAGGTGACCCAGGCGCAGAACGCGGTGGACGCCGCCCAGCGCGCGGTCGACGGCACCACGCTGAAGGCCCCGGTGTCCGGCACGGTCGCCTCGGTGGCCGCGGACAGGGGCGACACGGTCTCCGGCACGGGCGGCAACGCCGCCGGCTCCGGCTCTGGTTCCGGCGGCGGCTCCTCCACGTCCGGCTCGTCGTCGTCCTCCTCCGGCGGTTCGCTCAGCGGCTTCATCGTGCTGACGAACCCGTCCGGCATGCAGGTGACCGCGGACTTCTCCGAGGCCGACTCGCTGAAGGTCAAGGCCGGTCAGGCCGCCTCCGTCACGCTGAACGCCGAGTCCGGCACGGTGCTCGACGCCAAGGTGCTTTCGGTGAGTTCGCTCCCGGTGAGCAGCAGCGGTTCCGGCTCCGGGTCCGGCTCGTCGGGCAGCGCGGTGCAGTACGCGGCGACGCTGCTGATCACCAGCGACACCTCGAACCTGCGGACCGGCCTGAGCGCCAGCATCCAGGTCACCACCGGTTCGGCGAGCGACGCGCTGAGCGTGCCGACCGCCGCCGTCACCGGCACCGGCGCCAACCGCTCCGTCCTGGTCGTCAACGCCGACGGGTCCACCACCCGGACCGCGGTGACCGTCGGCATCGAGGGCGACAGCACCGACCAGATCACCGGCGGCCTGACCGAGGGCCAGCGGGTGCAGATCCCGACGGTCGCCTCGGCCGGCAACAACGGCTTCCCCAGCGGCGCCTTCCCCGGCGGCTTCGGCGGCGGCACCGGCCGCTTCGGCGGCGCGGCCGGCGGTGCGGCCGGCGGCTTCCGCGGCGCCGGCGGTGGCCGCGGATGA
- a CDS encoding ABC transporter permease, with protein MNPFETLRFAVGGLAANKVRSALTMLGVLIGVAAVIILLAVGNGSSQSVKDSIEKLGTNSLTVSSGSGGAFGGAGGGGRGTSASGTKPLTVDDARALADPSSTPDVKSVAPEVTTSQTAIYQGTSHTVGQVVGTYPAYFEASNSKVDKGDYFSADDVLNSRKVAVIGSTTASDLFGTASPVGKKVVIGGTPFTVVGVLATKGGTGFQDPDDTVVAPLPTVQNAFTGFGPVSQILVEAKSADATTPAQNEITTVLMGTHGIKDANSLDFRVSSQESLLSTQSDTNKTFTVLLGAVAAISLLVGGIGITNIMLVTVTERTREIGIRKAIGAPRGVILGQFLAESTLLSLIGGGLGVVAGLIGSHFTIVGIKPVVIPASVWGAFAIAVAIGLFFGSYPANRAAGLRPIEALRHE; from the coding sequence GTGAACCCCTTCGAGACGCTGCGCTTCGCGGTCGGCGGCCTGGCCGCCAACAAGGTGCGCTCGGCGCTGACCATGCTGGGCGTGCTGATCGGCGTCGCCGCGGTGATCATCCTGCTGGCGGTCGGCAACGGCTCGTCGCAGTCGGTCAAGGACTCCATCGAGAAGCTGGGCACCAACTCCCTGACGGTCTCCTCGGGTTCGGGCGGCGCCTTCGGCGGTGCGGGCGGTGGCGGCCGCGGCACCTCGGCGAGCGGCACCAAGCCGCTGACGGTGGACGACGCGCGGGCGCTCGCCGACCCGTCCTCCACGCCCGACGTCAAGTCGGTCGCCCCCGAGGTCACCACCTCGCAGACGGCGATCTACCAGGGCACCTCGCACACCGTCGGCCAGGTCGTCGGCACCTACCCGGCGTACTTCGAGGCGTCCAACAGCAAGGTGGACAAGGGCGACTACTTCTCCGCCGACGACGTGCTGAACTCCCGGAAGGTCGCGGTGATCGGCTCGACCACCGCCTCCGACCTGTTCGGGACCGCGAGCCCGGTCGGCAAGAAGGTCGTCATCGGCGGCACGCCCTTCACCGTCGTCGGGGTGCTCGCCACCAAGGGCGGCACCGGCTTCCAGGACCCGGACGACACGGTCGTCGCCCCGCTGCCGACCGTGCAGAACGCCTTCACCGGCTTCGGCCCGGTCAGCCAGATCCTGGTCGAGGCCAAGTCCGCCGACGCCACCACGCCCGCGCAGAACGAGATCACCACCGTGCTGATGGGCACGCACGGCATCAAGGACGCCAACTCGCTGGACTTCCGCGTCAGCAGCCAGGAGTCCCTGCTGAGCACCCAGTCCGACACCAACAAGACCTTCACGGTGCTGCTCGGCGCGGTCGCCGCGATCTCGCTGCTGGTCGGCGGGATCGGCATCACCAACATCATGCTGGTGACGGTGACCGAGCGGACCCGGGAGATCGGCATCCGCAAGGCGATCGGCGCCCCCAGGGGCGTCATCCTCGGGCAGTTCCTCGCCGAGTCGACGCTGCTGTCGCTGATCGGCGGCGGGCTCGGCGTGGTGGCCGGCCTCATCGGGTCGCACTTCACAATCGTCGGCATCAAACCGGTGGTCATACCGGCCTCGGTGTGGGGGGCCTTCGCCATCGCGGTGGCCATCGGGCTGTTCTTCGGCAGCTACCCGGCCAACCGGGCGGCGGGCCTGCGGCCCATCGAGGCCCTGCGGCACGAGTGA
- a CDS encoding ABC transporter ATP-binding protein yields the protein MRLGLGRTGAHRRSTEAEPPQDEGPWGPPPVIEVRSLLKTYGHGDATVRALGGPPDPATGLSPGVDLLVEQGDMVAVMGSSGSGKSTLMNILGCLDIPTSGRYLLDGIDVGGLDEHQLSLVRNRKIGFVFQSFNLVPRTPALAQVELPLAYAGVRTTERRRRALAALALVGLADRVDHRPNELSGGQQQRVAVARALVTAPAMLLADEPTGNLDSHSTEEVLSIVDRLNASGRTVVLITHEDEVARHAKRVVRLVDGQVVSDVRQAPVDGPPPALHDPAVFAARSPHALTGSGGGSR from the coding sequence ATGAGGCTCGGCCTGGGCAGGACCGGAGCCCACCGCAGGAGTACGGAGGCCGAACCGCCGCAGGACGAAGGGCCGTGGGGACCGCCGCCCGTCATCGAGGTGCGGTCGCTGCTCAAGACGTACGGCCACGGCGACGCGACCGTACGCGCACTGGGCGGACCGCCCGACCCGGCGACCGGTCTCTCACCCGGGGTCGACCTGCTGGTCGAACAGGGCGACATGGTCGCGGTGATGGGCAGTTCGGGGTCCGGCAAGTCCACCCTGATGAACATCCTCGGCTGCCTCGACATCCCGACCTCGGGGCGTTACCTGCTGGACGGCATCGACGTCGGCGGCCTGGACGAGCACCAGCTCTCGCTGGTGCGCAACCGCAAGATCGGCTTCGTCTTCCAGTCGTTCAACCTGGTGCCGCGCACCCCCGCGCTGGCCCAGGTCGAACTGCCGCTGGCCTACGCGGGCGTGCGGACCACGGAGCGCAGGCGCCGCGCGCTGGCCGCGCTGGCCCTGGTCGGCCTCGCCGACCGGGTCGACCACCGGCCCAACGAGCTGTCCGGTGGGCAGCAGCAGCGGGTGGCGGTGGCCAGGGCGCTGGTCACCGCGCCCGCGATGCTGCTCGCCGACGAGCCGACCGGCAACCTGGACAGCCACAGCACGGAGGAAGTGCTCTCGATCGTGGACCGGCTCAACGCGTCGGGGCGCACCGTCGTCCTGATCACCCACGAGGACGAGGTGGCCCGGCACGCCAAGCGCGTCGTGCGGCTGGTCGACGGGCAGGTGGTCAGCGACGTGCGGCAGGCGCCCGTCGACGGGCCGCCGCCGGCGCTGCACGACCCCGCGGTCTTCGCCGCGCGCTCCCCGCACGCGCTGACCGGTTCCGGCGGTGGTTCGCGGTGA
- a CDS encoding response regulator transcription factor: MDTPEASLLVVDDEPNIRELLSASLRFVGFKVVSAGTGADALAAVARERPDLVVLDVMLPDMNGFAVVRRLREEAGPHPRAGGDDRLPVLFLTAKDGVEDKISGLTAGGDDYVTKPFSLEELIARIRAILRRTGGGSDDGRLVAGDLELDTVGHQVLRAGRPVSLSPTEFKLLAYLMANADRVVSKLQILDHVWAYDFGGDLSIVESYISYVRRKVDSGADGAVKLIHTVRGVGYVLRRPVQAQL, encoded by the coding sequence ATGGACACGCCCGAGGCCAGTCTGCTGGTGGTGGACGACGAGCCGAACATCAGGGAACTGCTGTCCGCGTCGCTGCGTTTCGTCGGTTTCAAGGTCGTCTCGGCCGGGACCGGGGCCGACGCGCTGGCCGCGGTCGCCCGCGAGCGGCCCGACCTGGTCGTGCTCGACGTGATGCTGCCCGACATGAACGGCTTCGCGGTCGTCAGGCGGCTGCGCGAGGAGGCGGGCCCGCACCCCAGGGCCGGCGGTGACGACCGGCTGCCGGTGCTGTTCCTGACCGCCAAGGACGGGGTCGAGGACAAGATCAGCGGGCTGACGGCGGGCGGCGACGACTACGTCACCAAGCCGTTCAGCCTGGAGGAGCTGATCGCGCGCATCCGGGCGATCCTGCGCCGCACCGGCGGCGGCTCCGACGACGGGCGGCTGGTCGCCGGGGACCTGGAGCTGGACACCGTCGGCCACCAGGTGCTGCGGGCCGGGCGGCCGGTGTCGCTGTCCCCCACCGAGTTCAAGCTGCTCGCCTACCTGATGGCCAACGCCGACCGGGTCGTCTCCAAGCTGCAGATCCTCGACCACGTGTGGGCGTACGACTTCGGCGGCGACCTGAGCATCGTCGAGTCCTACATCTCCTACGTGCGGCGCAAGGTCGACTCGGGCGCCGACGGTGCCGTCAAGCTCATCCACACCGTCCGCGGGGTGGGCTACGTGCTGCGCCGCCCGGTGCAGGCGCAGCTCTGA